One segment of Acropora muricata isolate sample 2 chromosome 8, ASM3666990v1, whole genome shotgun sequence DNA contains the following:
- the LOC136924806 gene encoding uncharacterized protein isoform X1, protein MIVIPVRFVKCSMDLERKVSALKDFASFGTSPSKNGLSSPRSNPHSQNSFASSQNGWGNWFVKGEKDPILPSLSRTQRITGFFLCLVMGIFCFAVAGFVAPFLLLKARKFVLLYTMGSLLTIGSFSLLWGPVNHVKHLCSFGRLPFTAAYFGSMLATLYMAIIVKSTVLTAVCAVLQIIALIWYFVSYIPGGSTGMKFFTKLFSSAVSKTVSSTLPV, encoded by the exons ATGATAGTAATACCTGTTAGATTTGTTAAGTGCTCAATGGATTTGGAAAGGAAAGTTTCAGCCCTAAAAGATTTCGCTTCCTTTGGAACTTCACCATCGAAAAATGGCCTATCATCACCCCGAAGTAATCCGCACTCTCAAAATTCATTCGCATCGTCACAAAATGGCTGGGGAAATTGGTTTGTGAAAGGAGAGAAAGATCCTATTTTACCTTCTTTA TCTCGAACTCAAAGAATAACAGGATTTTTCTTATGCCTAGTAAtgggaattttctgttttgctGTG GCTGGTTTTGTGGCTCCTTTCTTACTTCTGAAAGCGCGTAAATTTGTGCTTCTTTATACCATGGGAAGCTTGCTTACAATAGGAAG tttttcattaCTGTGGGGTCCTGTTAATCATGTTAAACACTTGTGTTCATTTGGAAGACTTCCTTTTACTGCTGCTTATTTTGGTTCAATGCTTGCAACTCTGTACATGGCTATTATT GTAAAGAGCACAGTTCTCACAGCAGTTTGTGCTGTACTTCAAATCATTGCTCTAATATG GTATTTTGTCAGTTATATTCCAGGGGGCTCAACAGGTATGAAGTTTTTCACAAAGCTCTTCTCATCTGCTGTAAGTAAAACAGTATCAAGCACCCTTCCTGTCTAG
- the LOC136924804 gene encoding uncharacterized protein: MGLPRGFFLQLWLLAISLQHFDSFRVLAQGTKCKDELEDCSYYFDRSECQKHNGLTRRYCARTCHYCQIPLTASEPECKDLLSDCSSLIDSPSQCQSAKRFFNKYCPRTCGFCVCNDILPDCLVYAISRKQCQSLPFFAKYCRRTCNFCEAPSTKTSSASPSTALQETSTASPPSWSTKSTSGEESKTGSIPAPDYSTTQSPRPPSATLIPSVSTLRPVEPQTIYPTTKQVLPPGPIEPEDCKDKIAQECMNLIARDKESCTTKSEFMKENCARSCAYCGCSDLLAICSALVQNNRDYCDSNYLFMKTNCPKSCDFCEGNRDVKPPTQEAEDDCIDKRKRCKHFASHKNYCRYHSRFMSRYCPKACHFCKKEYNFSITTDWKGAPIDHAPIEFQISALDSSYVRIHVTGPFFDNPGPPPCKAGSACSGLWDYEVAEVFFLGKKEKYLEIELSPHGQHLLLLLSGVRKKFMDKVPIEYTATIDRARKTWTGTAKIPIDYFPPDVSKINAYAIHGSGANRRYESLYPASSEVSNPDFHRLEFFEPFDFESMFTMSWSKPLSPFWRNTVKRILRA; encoded by the exons ATGGGGCTTCCAAGAGGATTTTTTCTACAGTTATGGCTTTTGGCAATCTCTTTACAACATTTTGACTCGTTTAGAGTTCTAGCTCAAG GAACGAAATGTAAAGATGAACTGGAGGATTGCTCTTATTACTTCGATAGAAGCGAGTGTCAAAAACACAATGGACTCACACGACGGTATTGCGCAAGAACATGTCATTACT GTCAAATACCCCTTACAGCAAGTGAACCTG AGTGCAAGGACCTTTTATCAGACTGTTCTTCACTAATTGACTCTCCTAGCCAATGCCAGTCAGCCAAGCGATTCTTCAACAAGTACTGTCCAAGAACTTGTGGCTTCTGTG tatGTAACGACATCCTTCCGGATTGCTTGGTTTATGCAATCAGTCGAAAGCAGTGTCAGTCATTGCCATTTTTCGCAAAATACTGCAGACGAACTTGCAATTTCTGCG AGGCTCCATCTACGAAAACATCGTCTGCGTCCCCTTCAACTGCTTTGCAAGAAACGTCTACAGCTTCGCCTCCTTCTTGGTCAACTAAATCCACCTCAGGTGAAGAATCTAAGACGGGATCTATCCCAGCTCCAGACTACTCAACAACTCAATCTCCACGACCACCTTCAGCGACCTTAATTCCGTCCGTCAGCACGCTTCGTCCAGTAGAACCACAGACTATCTATCCTACaacaaaacaagttttaccACCGGGTCCGATAG AACCCGAGGATTGCAAGGATAAAATAGCCCAAGAATGCATGAACCTCATCGCAAGAGACAAGGAATCCTGCACAACAAAGAGTGAATTTATGAAAGAGAATTGCGCAAGGAGTTGTGCTTACTGTG GATGCAGCGATTTGTTAGCAATATGTTCCGCACTGGTTCAGAATAACAGGGATTACTGTGATTCTAATTACttgttcatgaaaacaaattgtcCCAAGTCCTGTGATTTTTGTGAAG GTAACAGGGATGTCAAACCACCAACACAGGAAGCAGAGGATG ATTGTATAGACAAGCGGAAAAGATGTAAACATTTCGCGAGTCACAAGAACTATTGCCGTTATCACTCGCGATTTATGAGTCGCTACTGTCCAAAGGCGTGTCATTTCTGCAAAAAG GAGTACAATTTTTCCATTACAACCGATTGGAAAGGTGCACCAATAGATCATGCACCAATCGAGTTCCAAATCAGTGCCCTGGACTCCAGCTATGTTCGAATTCATGTTACCGGACCCTTCTTTGACAACCCAGGCCCCCCACCTTGCAAGGCGGGGAGCGCTTGTAGTGGATTATGGGACTATGAAG TTGCAGAGGTGTTTTTCCtgggaaagaaagagaaatacCTGGAGATCGAACTAAGCCC ACACGGGCAACACCTGCTTCTCTTGCTAAGCGGAGTGAGAAAGAAATTTATG GATAAAGTGCCCATAGAGTACACTGCCACAATTGACCGCGCTAGAAAAACGTGGACTGGTACGGCCAAAATCCCAATCGATTATTTCCCGCCTGATGTGTCGAAGATCAATGCATACGCCATCCACGGATCAGGTGCCAATCGGCGATACGAGTCACTGTATCCCGCTTCGTCGGAAGTCAGCAACCCTGATTT CCATCGCCTCGAATTTTTTGAGCCATTTGACTTCGAATCAATGTTCACCATGTCATGGAGCAAGCCGCTGTCGCCATTTTGGAGGAACACTGTTAAAAGAATCCTGAGAGCATGA
- the LOC136924806 gene encoding uncharacterized protein isoform X2 — MIVIPVRFVKCSMDLERKVSALKDFASFGTSPSKNGLSSPRSNPHSQNSFASSQNGWGNWFVKGEKDPILPSLSRTQRITGFFLCLVMGIFCFAVAGFVAPFLLLKARKFVLLYTMGSLLTIGSFSLLWGPVNHVKHLCSFGRLPFTAAYFGSMLATLYMAIIVKSTVLTAVCAVLQIIALIWYFVSYIPGGSTAVANS, encoded by the exons ATGATAGTAATACCTGTTAGATTTGTTAAGTGCTCAATGGATTTGGAAAGGAAAGTTTCAGCCCTAAAAGATTTCGCTTCCTTTGGAACTTCACCATCGAAAAATGGCCTATCATCACCCCGAAGTAATCCGCACTCTCAAAATTCATTCGCATCGTCACAAAATGGCTGGGGAAATTGGTTTGTGAAAGGAGAGAAAGATCCTATTTTACCTTCTTTA TCTCGAACTCAAAGAATAACAGGATTTTTCTTATGCCTAGTAAtgggaattttctgttttgctGTG GCTGGTTTTGTGGCTCCTTTCTTACTTCTGAAAGCGCGTAAATTTGTGCTTCTTTATACCATGGGAAGCTTGCTTACAATAGGAAG tttttcattaCTGTGGGGTCCTGTTAATCATGTTAAACACTTGTGTTCATTTGGAAGACTTCCTTTTACTGCTGCTTATTTTGGTTCAATGCTTGCAACTCTGTACATGGCTATTATT GTAAAGAGCACAGTTCTCACAGCAGTTTGTGCTGTACTTCAAATCATTGCTCTAATATG GTATTTTGTCAGTTATATTCCAGGGGGCTCAACAG CAGTAGCTAATAGCTGA